One window of the Betta splendens chromosome 21, fBetSpl5.4, whole genome shotgun sequence genome contains the following:
- the ehhadh gene encoding peroxisomal bifunctional enzyme isoform X2 — protein MGGFCGNKNILAPKKCSGEARHRGLTQNSAPGPKGADIKEFGDSESGPPLIPMIHAIEAGNKPMVAAIEGFALGGGLELALGCHYRIAHSKARLGLPEVTLGLLPAAGGSQRLPRLIGVPAALDLIITGRHVTAAEALQLGIVDQVTDHHTVDAAVKFALSVAGRPLDARRISSYSCPPVSGDLDALFEEVMRKVRRGARGAIAPVACVQAVRAAATLPYARGMERERELMATLFTSGQARALQYSFFAQRAVSRWSTPSGARWDASAPKPVRKVAVIGLGTMGRGIAVALAQAGFPVVSVETQEKQLTEAKRAVSQMLERGAKRRGVAAPLDKMSYSSNIQAVADVDLVIEAVFEDMGLKKKIFQQLSAVCKPDALLCTNTSSLDVDQLASQTRNPELVVGMHFFAPAHVMKLLEVVYGPRSSPQALATAMQLGKKMGKVSVAVGNCPGFVGNRMLKAYVEQAFFLLEEGATPELVDSALEEFGFSMGFFKVSDLSGLDVGWKVRKEDGLALPGVSTGPSARIRQGRRYSPLGDLLCQRGRFGQKTGSGWYQYGKPGGRVATPDPWLHSFLEEYRAQHGLVPRRIDPQEVLERCLYALINEGFRILEDGIAAGPEDIDCIYVFGYGWPHYRGGPMFYAAMVGLPKVLERLEHYYRAHPDVPDLQPCSLLRRLVASGSPPVQKWKEAIKKLHSQL, from the exons GGGCAGACATCAAGGAGTTTGGGGACAGCGAGTCTGGTCCTCCCCTGATACCGATGATCCATGCCATCGAAGCTGGCAACAAGCCGATGGTGGCAGCCATAGAGGGATTCGCTCTAGGCGGAGGTCTTGAGCTGGCGCTTGGCTGTCACTATCGAATCGCACACTCTAAA GCCAGGCTTGGGCTTCCAGAGGTGACTCTGGGTCTGCTGCCAGCTGCAGGGGGATCCCAACGTCTGCCAAGGCTCATCGGTGTCCCTGCTGCTTTAGACCTCATCATAACAG GCCGCCATGTGACCGCCGCTGAAGCACTGCAGCTTGGAATAGTGGATCAGGTTACTGATCACCACACTGTGGATGCAGCTGTGAAGTTTGCCCTTAGTGTGgcag GAAGGCCGCTGGATGCTCGTCGCATAAGCAGCTACTCGTGTCCCCCCGTGTCCGGCGACCTGGACGCTCTGTTCGAGGAGGTGATGCGGAAGGTGAGGCGAGGCGCCCGAGGAGCCATAGCCCCGGTCGCGTGCGTTCAGGCGGTGCGAGCGGCCGCCACGCTGCCCTACGCCCGGGGCATGGAGCGGGAGCGGGAGCTGATGGCCACGCTGTTCACCTCCGGGCAGGCGCGGGCCCTGCAGTACAGCTTCTTCGCGCAGAGGGCCGTGAGCAGGTGGAGCACGCCGAGTGGCGCCCGCTGGGACGCCAGCGCGCCCAAGCCCGTGCGTAAAGTCGCCGTGATCG GCCTTGGCACCATGGGGAGAGGGATAGCAGTGGCCCTGGCTCAAGCTGGGTTTCCTGTGGTCAGTGTGGAGACTCAGGAGAAACAGCTGACGGAGGCTAAACGGGCGGTGTCCCAGATGTTGGAGCGCGGGGCTAAGAGACGTGGCGTGGCCGCCCCACTGGATAAGATGAGCTACAGCAGTAACATCCAGGCCGTAGCAGATGTCGACCTGGTCATCGAGGCCGTGTTTGAAGACATGGGTCTGAAGAAGAAAATCTTTCAGCAGCTGTCGGCTGTGTGTAAGCCGGACGCTTTGCTCTGCACCAACACCTCGTCACTGGATGTGGACCAACTGGCATCTCAGACACGGAACCCCGAGCTGGTGGTGGGGATGCACTTCTTTGCCCCAGCCCATGtcatgaagctgctggaggtggtgtACGGGCCAAGATCCTCCCCTCAAGCCTTGGCCACCGCCATGCAACTGGGCAAAAAGATGGGGAAGGTCAGTGTGGCCGTGGGAAACTGCCCAGGCTTTGTGGGGAACCGCATGCTGAAGGCTTACGTCGAACAAGCTTTCTTCCTGTTGGAAGAGGGAGCAACACCTGAGTTAGTGGACAGCGCGCTGGAGGAGTTTGGGTTCTCCATGGGCTTTTTCAAGGTGTCGGACCTTTCTGGGCTTGATGTCGGCTGGAAGGTCAGGAAAGAGGACGGGCTGGCACTGCCCGGCGTGTCAACAGGGCCGTCGGCTCGGATCCGACAAGGCCGCAGGTACAGCCCTCTGGGGGACCTGCTCTGTCAGCGGGGAAGGTTTGGCCAGAAGACGGGCAGCGGGTGGTACCAGTACGGCAAACCCGGGGGTCGGGTGGCCACCCCCGATCCCTGGCTTCACAGCTTTTTGGAGGAATACAGAGCCCAGCACGGTCTTGTGCCACGGCGCATAGACCcccaggaggtgctggagcgcTGCCTCTACGCCCTGATCAACGAGGGCTTCCGCATCCTGGAGGACGGAATCGCTGCAGGGCCCGAGGACATAGACTGCATCTACGTGTTCGGCTATGGCTGGCCCCACTACCGTGGAGGCCCCATGTTCTACGCGGCCATGGTGGGGCTCCCTAAGGTCCTGGAACGGCTGGAGCACTACTACCGGGCTCACCCCGATGTGCCCgacctgcagccctgcagcctgcTCAGGAGGCTGGTGGCCAGCGGTAGCCCACCTGTGCAGAAGTGGAAAGAAGCCATCAAGAAGCTCCACAGCCAGCTTTAA
- the ehhadh gene encoding peroxisomal bifunctional enzyme isoform X1, with product MAQYSRISGSVGLITLKSLPVNALGAVVRQGIVDSLKTALQDPKVTSVVICGQNGVFCGGADIKEFGDSESGPPLIPMIHAIEAGNKPMVAAIEGFALGGGLELALGCHYRIAHSKARLGLPEVTLGLLPAAGGSQRLPRLIGVPAALDLIITGRHVTAAEALQLGIVDQVTDHHTVDAAVKFALSVAGRPLDARRISSYSCPPVSGDLDALFEEVMRKVRRGARGAIAPVACVQAVRAAATLPYARGMERERELMATLFTSGQARALQYSFFAQRAVSRWSTPSGARWDASAPKPVRKVAVIGLGTMGRGIAVALAQAGFPVVSVETQEKQLTEAKRAVSQMLERGAKRRGVAAPLDKMSYSSNIQAVADVDLVIEAVFEDMGLKKKIFQQLSAVCKPDALLCTNTSSLDVDQLASQTRNPELVVGMHFFAPAHVMKLLEVVYGPRSSPQALATAMQLGKKMGKVSVAVGNCPGFVGNRMLKAYVEQAFFLLEEGATPELVDSALEEFGFSMGFFKVSDLSGLDVGWKVRKEDGLALPGVSTGPSARIRQGRRYSPLGDLLCQRGRFGQKTGSGWYQYGKPGGRVATPDPWLHSFLEEYRAQHGLVPRRIDPQEVLERCLYALINEGFRILEDGIAAGPEDIDCIYVFGYGWPHYRGGPMFYAAMVGLPKVLERLEHYYRAHPDVPDLQPCSLLRRLVASGSPPVQKWKEAIKKLHSQL from the exons GGGCAGACATCAAGGAGTTTGGGGACAGCGAGTCTGGTCCTCCCCTGATACCGATGATCCATGCCATCGAAGCTGGCAACAAGCCGATGGTGGCAGCCATAGAGGGATTCGCTCTAGGCGGAGGTCTTGAGCTGGCGCTTGGCTGTCACTATCGAATCGCACACTCTAAA GCCAGGCTTGGGCTTCCAGAGGTGACTCTGGGTCTGCTGCCAGCTGCAGGGGGATCCCAACGTCTGCCAAGGCTCATCGGTGTCCCTGCTGCTTTAGACCTCATCATAACAG GCCGCCATGTGACCGCCGCTGAAGCACTGCAGCTTGGAATAGTGGATCAGGTTACTGATCACCACACTGTGGATGCAGCTGTGAAGTTTGCCCTTAGTGTGgcag GAAGGCCGCTGGATGCTCGTCGCATAAGCAGCTACTCGTGTCCCCCCGTGTCCGGCGACCTGGACGCTCTGTTCGAGGAGGTGATGCGGAAGGTGAGGCGAGGCGCCCGAGGAGCCATAGCCCCGGTCGCGTGCGTTCAGGCGGTGCGAGCGGCCGCCACGCTGCCCTACGCCCGGGGCATGGAGCGGGAGCGGGAGCTGATGGCCACGCTGTTCACCTCCGGGCAGGCGCGGGCCCTGCAGTACAGCTTCTTCGCGCAGAGGGCCGTGAGCAGGTGGAGCACGCCGAGTGGCGCCCGCTGGGACGCCAGCGCGCCCAAGCCCGTGCGTAAAGTCGCCGTGATCG GCCTTGGCACCATGGGGAGAGGGATAGCAGTGGCCCTGGCTCAAGCTGGGTTTCCTGTGGTCAGTGTGGAGACTCAGGAGAAACAGCTGACGGAGGCTAAACGGGCGGTGTCCCAGATGTTGGAGCGCGGGGCTAAGAGACGTGGCGTGGCCGCCCCACTGGATAAGATGAGCTACAGCAGTAACATCCAGGCCGTAGCAGATGTCGACCTGGTCATCGAGGCCGTGTTTGAAGACATGGGTCTGAAGAAGAAAATCTTTCAGCAGCTGTCGGCTGTGTGTAAGCCGGACGCTTTGCTCTGCACCAACACCTCGTCACTGGATGTGGACCAACTGGCATCTCAGACACGGAACCCCGAGCTGGTGGTGGGGATGCACTTCTTTGCCCCAGCCCATGtcatgaagctgctggaggtggtgtACGGGCCAAGATCCTCCCCTCAAGCCTTGGCCACCGCCATGCAACTGGGCAAAAAGATGGGGAAGGTCAGTGTGGCCGTGGGAAACTGCCCAGGCTTTGTGGGGAACCGCATGCTGAAGGCTTACGTCGAACAAGCTTTCTTCCTGTTGGAAGAGGGAGCAACACCTGAGTTAGTGGACAGCGCGCTGGAGGAGTTTGGGTTCTCCATGGGCTTTTTCAAGGTGTCGGACCTTTCTGGGCTTGATGTCGGCTGGAAGGTCAGGAAAGAGGACGGGCTGGCACTGCCCGGCGTGTCAACAGGGCCGTCGGCTCGGATCCGACAAGGCCGCAGGTACAGCCCTCTGGGGGACCTGCTCTGTCAGCGGGGAAGGTTTGGCCAGAAGACGGGCAGCGGGTGGTACCAGTACGGCAAACCCGGGGGTCGGGTGGCCACCCCCGATCCCTGGCTTCACAGCTTTTTGGAGGAATACAGAGCCCAGCACGGTCTTGTGCCACGGCGCATAGACCcccaggaggtgctggagcgcTGCCTCTACGCCCTGATCAACGAGGGCTTCCGCATCCTGGAGGACGGAATCGCTGCAGGGCCCGAGGACATAGACTGCATCTACGTGTTCGGCTATGGCTGGCCCCACTACCGTGGAGGCCCCATGTTCTACGCGGCCATGGTGGGGCTCCCTAAGGTCCTGGAACGGCTGGAGCACTACTACCGGGCTCACCCCGATGTGCCCgacctgcagccctgcagcctgcTCAGGAGGCTGGTGGCCAGCGGTAGCCCACCTGTGCAGAAGTGGAAAGAAGCCATCAAGAAGCTCCACAGCCAGCTTTAA
- the ehhadh gene encoding peroxisomal bifunctional enzyme isoform X3, which produces MIHAIEAGNKPMVAAIEGFALGGGLELALGCHYRIAHSKARLGLPEVTLGLLPAAGGSQRLPRLIGVPAALDLIITGRHVTAAEALQLGIVDQVTDHHTVDAAVKFALSVAGRPLDARRISSYSCPPVSGDLDALFEEVMRKVRRGARGAIAPVACVQAVRAAATLPYARGMERERELMATLFTSGQARALQYSFFAQRAVSRWSTPSGARWDASAPKPVRKVAVIGLGTMGRGIAVALAQAGFPVVSVETQEKQLTEAKRAVSQMLERGAKRRGVAAPLDKMSYSSNIQAVADVDLVIEAVFEDMGLKKKIFQQLSAVCKPDALLCTNTSSLDVDQLASQTRNPELVVGMHFFAPAHVMKLLEVVYGPRSSPQALATAMQLGKKMGKVSVAVGNCPGFVGNRMLKAYVEQAFFLLEEGATPELVDSALEEFGFSMGFFKVSDLSGLDVGWKVRKEDGLALPGVSTGPSARIRQGRRYSPLGDLLCQRGRFGQKTGSGWYQYGKPGGRVATPDPWLHSFLEEYRAQHGLVPRRIDPQEVLERCLYALINEGFRILEDGIAAGPEDIDCIYVFGYGWPHYRGGPMFYAAMVGLPKVLERLEHYYRAHPDVPDLQPCSLLRRLVASGSPPVQKWKEAIKKLHSQL; this is translated from the exons ATGATCCATGCCATCGAAGCTGGCAACAAGCCGATGGTGGCAGCCATAGAGGGATTCGCTCTAGGCGGAGGTCTTGAGCTGGCGCTTGGCTGTCACTATCGAATCGCACACTCTAAA GCCAGGCTTGGGCTTCCAGAGGTGACTCTGGGTCTGCTGCCAGCTGCAGGGGGATCCCAACGTCTGCCAAGGCTCATCGGTGTCCCTGCTGCTTTAGACCTCATCATAACAG GCCGCCATGTGACCGCCGCTGAAGCACTGCAGCTTGGAATAGTGGATCAGGTTACTGATCACCACACTGTGGATGCAGCTGTGAAGTTTGCCCTTAGTGTGgcag GAAGGCCGCTGGATGCTCGTCGCATAAGCAGCTACTCGTGTCCCCCCGTGTCCGGCGACCTGGACGCTCTGTTCGAGGAGGTGATGCGGAAGGTGAGGCGAGGCGCCCGAGGAGCCATAGCCCCGGTCGCGTGCGTTCAGGCGGTGCGAGCGGCCGCCACGCTGCCCTACGCCCGGGGCATGGAGCGGGAGCGGGAGCTGATGGCCACGCTGTTCACCTCCGGGCAGGCGCGGGCCCTGCAGTACAGCTTCTTCGCGCAGAGGGCCGTGAGCAGGTGGAGCACGCCGAGTGGCGCCCGCTGGGACGCCAGCGCGCCCAAGCCCGTGCGTAAAGTCGCCGTGATCG GCCTTGGCACCATGGGGAGAGGGATAGCAGTGGCCCTGGCTCAAGCTGGGTTTCCTGTGGTCAGTGTGGAGACTCAGGAGAAACAGCTGACGGAGGCTAAACGGGCGGTGTCCCAGATGTTGGAGCGCGGGGCTAAGAGACGTGGCGTGGCCGCCCCACTGGATAAGATGAGCTACAGCAGTAACATCCAGGCCGTAGCAGATGTCGACCTGGTCATCGAGGCCGTGTTTGAAGACATGGGTCTGAAGAAGAAAATCTTTCAGCAGCTGTCGGCTGTGTGTAAGCCGGACGCTTTGCTCTGCACCAACACCTCGTCACTGGATGTGGACCAACTGGCATCTCAGACACGGAACCCCGAGCTGGTGGTGGGGATGCACTTCTTTGCCCCAGCCCATGtcatgaagctgctggaggtggtgtACGGGCCAAGATCCTCCCCTCAAGCCTTGGCCACCGCCATGCAACTGGGCAAAAAGATGGGGAAGGTCAGTGTGGCCGTGGGAAACTGCCCAGGCTTTGTGGGGAACCGCATGCTGAAGGCTTACGTCGAACAAGCTTTCTTCCTGTTGGAAGAGGGAGCAACACCTGAGTTAGTGGACAGCGCGCTGGAGGAGTTTGGGTTCTCCATGGGCTTTTTCAAGGTGTCGGACCTTTCTGGGCTTGATGTCGGCTGGAAGGTCAGGAAAGAGGACGGGCTGGCACTGCCCGGCGTGTCAACAGGGCCGTCGGCTCGGATCCGACAAGGCCGCAGGTACAGCCCTCTGGGGGACCTGCTCTGTCAGCGGGGAAGGTTTGGCCAGAAGACGGGCAGCGGGTGGTACCAGTACGGCAAACCCGGGGGTCGGGTGGCCACCCCCGATCCCTGGCTTCACAGCTTTTTGGAGGAATACAGAGCCCAGCACGGTCTTGTGCCACGGCGCATAGACCcccaggaggtgctggagcgcTGCCTCTACGCCCTGATCAACGAGGGCTTCCGCATCCTGGAGGACGGAATCGCTGCAGGGCCCGAGGACATAGACTGCATCTACGTGTTCGGCTATGGCTGGCCCCACTACCGTGGAGGCCCCATGTTCTACGCGGCCATGGTGGGGCTCCCTAAGGTCCTGGAACGGCTGGAGCACTACTACCGGGCTCACCCCGATGTGCCCgacctgcagccctgcagcctgcTCAGGAGGCTGGTGGCCAGCGGTAGCCCACCTGTGCAGAAGTGGAAAGAAGCCATCAAGAAGCTCCACAGCCAGCTTTAA